Proteins encoded in a region of the Pocillopora verrucosa isolate sample1 chromosome 11, ASM3666991v2, whole genome shotgun sequence genome:
- the LOC131770179 gene encoding cyclin-dependent kinase 20-like, translated as MEHCGQYTILGNIGEGAHGIVFKAKHIESGEVVALKKVPLRKIEDGIPNTALREIKALQEIEDNQNVVKLIDVFPYGTGFVLVFEYMLSDLSEVLRNSARPLTEAQIKSYMLMLLKGVVFCHENSIMHRDLKPANLLISSTGHLKIADFGLARVFSNDGNRQYSHQVATRWYRAPELLYGARKYDEGVDLWAVGCIFGELLNNSPLFPGESDITQLYCVLRVLGTPSQGQGMTELPDYNKIVFPEMPPIPLENIVPDASPEAIDLLKRFLVYHSKERISAKEALLHPYFFTEPLPAHHSELPIPARNARKTSGRGPLRHTFDIDVPLEKSLVNPASLVHNVVGMPDFHT; from the exons ATGGAACACTGCGGACAGTACACGATCCTTGGAAACATTGGCGAGGGAGCTCATGGAATTGTTTTCAAAGCTAAGCACATTGag aGTGGCGAAGTTGTTGCTTTAAAGAAAGTTCCATTGAGAAAGATTGAGGATGGAATACCAAATACTGCGTTGAG AGAAATTAAAGCATTACAAGAAATAGAAGACAACCAAAAT GTTGTAAAGTTAATTGATGTGTTCCCTTATGGCACTGGATTTGTGCTGGTGTTTGAGTACATGCTCTCTGATCTGTCTGAAGTCCTGCGCAACTCTGCCAGACCCTTGACTGAG GCTCAGATCAAAAGCTACATGCTGATGTTGTTAAAAGGTGTAGTGTTTTGCCATGAGAACTCTATAATGCATAGG GATTTGAAGCCTGCAAACTTGCTCATCAGTTCTACTGGACACCTTAAGATAGCAGACTTTGGTCTTGCTAGGGTATTTTCCAATGATGGCAACAGACAATACAGTCATCAAGTGGCTACAAG ATGGTACAGAGCCCCTGAACTGCTGTATGGAGCAAGGAAATATGATGAAGGAGTTGATCTCTG GGCAGTTGGTTGTATTTTTGGAGAGCTCCTCAACAATTCTCCACTTTTTCCA GGTGAAAGTGATATTACACAGCTTTACTGTGTACTTCGAGTACTAGGAACACCCAGCCAAGGCCAG GGAATGACAGAACTACCAGATTATAACAAAATCGTTTTTCCTGAAATGCCGCCAATACCTCTAGAGAATATTGTTCCTGATGCTTCACCAGAG GCGATAGATTTGCTGAAACGCTTCTTAGTGTATCACTCTAAAGAGAGAATTTCCGCAAAAGAG GCCTTATTGCATCCATATTTCTTCACGGAACCACTTCCAGCTCACCATTCTGAACTACCAATCCCAGCACGCAATGCGCGGAAGACATCAGGACGAGGCCCGTTACGTCATACTTTTGACATTGATGTTCCTCTGGAGAAATCTCTTGTCAATCCCGCGTCGCTTGTACATAATGTTGTGGGCATGCCAGATTTTCACACTTGA
- the LOC136284365 gene encoding homeobox protein zampogna-like, with the protein MDFRHKKEHLSFSIENILRDDFSRGVRNNRVKLMPPRSTFTKRLDSASFQLHGVHYYRPMIVRYLPVIYKLDARCLRFNEGNEQNIVTQNPANDKDISGFEDDSSLQHKEDAKTDGNGDENPKPSKMDVGEDLTPKRKRRHRSHFTQHQLQHLEKLFSHQKYLTRDERTLLARGLEMTELQIRNWFQNRRYMERKSVKECAKQVKANEL; encoded by the exons ATGGATTTCCGTCACAAAAAGGAACATCTTTCCTTCTCCATCGAGAATATTCTACGAGACGACTTCTCCCGCGGGGTGAGGAATAACAGAGTGAAACTAATGCCACCTAGGTCAACTTTTACGAAGCGTTTGGACAGTGCATCTTTCCAATTGCATGGAGTTCATTATTACAGACCAATGATTGTTAGATATTTGCCCGTTATTTATAAATTGGATGCACGATGTTTACGCTTTAATGAGGGAAATGAACAGAATATAGTGACTCAGAATCCCGCCAATGACAAAGATATTTCGGGTTTCGAGGACGATTCTTCACTTCAACATAAAGAAG ACGCCAAAACAGACGGAAATGGCGATGAAAATCCCAAACCATCTAAGATGGACGTCGGCGAGGACCTGACCCCCAAAAGGAAGCGAAGACACCGGAGCCATTTCACTCAACATCAGCTCCAACATctcgaaaaattgttttcccACCAAAAATATCTAACCCGAGACGAGCGCACGCTGTTGGCGAGAGGACTGGAAATGACAGAACTTCAAATTAGAAACTGGTTTCAGAACCGGAGATATATGGAAAGAAAAAGCGTTAAAGAATGCGCGAAACAAGTCAAAGCTAATGAACTTTAA